A region from the Paenibacillus humicola genome encodes:
- a CDS encoding ROK family protein: protein MMNEPERSIPSLKKRIYQQIADRDTVSKAELLSSSRLTSSTLTRLLEDLLAEGLIETTGLGPSSGGRRPILYKINRDYGYIFGLEISRLTSTLGLFDLQMNPKSLVRWRMDESITPARLVEYAARLMRSFLKDHRIGPDRILGLGIGAVGPLDRKNGVILDPLYFPAKGWAQAPICRMFEEETGFRALLENGANTALIGEQWSIRHEKIQHALYVHAGMSLRSAMMSYGQIVHGTVDMEGSIGQMIIQTDGPRLYAAGNYGALEALASVQALEKQARTQAKMGNSPLAEKYRVSPEQLSFEVLVQALAADEPAVREWFRESAVYFGVGLANLINVFHPEIVFLGGALINSNPMYYETATEIARKNTYYYPAYEPRFSKGELKEDAVVTGAALIVRDQLEL, encoded by the coding sequence ATGATGAACGAACCGGAACGATCGATTCCTTCACTCAAAAAACGCATCTATCAGCAAATTGCCGACCGGGATACGGTTTCCAAAGCGGAGCTGCTGTCGTCCAGCCGGCTGACGAGCAGCACTCTGACCCGGCTGTTGGAGGACTTGCTCGCCGAAGGGCTGATCGAAACAACCGGACTCGGTCCCTCCAGCGGCGGGAGGCGGCCCATCCTGTACAAAATCAACCGGGATTACGGCTATATTTTCGGCTTGGAAATTTCGAGGCTGACTTCGACGCTCGGCTTGTTCGATTTGCAGATGAATCCGAAATCGCTCGTCCGGTGGCGGATGGACGAATCGATTACGCCCGCCCGGCTCGTCGAATACGCCGCCCGGCTGATGCGGAGCTTTTTGAAGGATCACCGGATCGGACCGGACCGGATTCTCGGGCTCGGCATCGGGGCGGTCGGCCCGCTGGACCGGAAGAACGGCGTCATCCTGGATCCGCTGTACTTCCCGGCCAAAGGGTGGGCGCAGGCTCCGATCTGCCGGATGTTCGAAGAAGAAACCGGGTTTCGGGCCCTGCTCGAAAACGGGGCGAATACGGCGCTAATCGGGGAACAGTGGTCGATCCGCCATGAAAAAATCCAGCATGCCCTTTACGTCCATGCCGGAATGAGCCTGCGTTCGGCGATGATGTCGTACGGCCAGATCGTTCACGGCACGGTCGATATGGAAGGGTCGATCGGGCAGATGATCATTCAAACCGACGGTCCGCGGCTCTATGCCGCCGGAAATTACGGGGCGCTGGAAGCTCTGGCCTCCGTGCAGGCGCTGGAGAAACAGGCCCGTACCCAGGCGAAAATGGGGAACAGCCCGCTGGCGGAGAAATATCGCGTCTCGCCCGAGCAGCTGAGCTTCGAGGTGCTCGTGCAGGCGCTGGCGGCGGATGAGCCTGCCGTACGCGAATGGTTTCGCGAATCGGCCGTTTATTTCGGCGTAGGTCTCGCGAATTTGATTAACGTCTTCCATCCGGAAATCGTTTTTCTGGGCGGCGCGCTGATTAACTCGAATCCGATGTATTACGAGACCGCAACGGAGATCGCACGGAAAAACACCTATTATTACCCCGCTTACGAGCCCCGGTTTTCGAAAGGCGAGCTTAAGGAAGACGCGGTTGTGACCGGGGCGGCGCTGATCGTGCGGGACCAATTGGAGCTTTAA